A region from the Salicibibacter cibarius genome encodes:
- a CDS encoding EVE domain-containing protein: MELMMMDTAERQTWLMVASDTAATFRWEHILTSQAPVFWGMRRLPRNFRMAWDGDLILCYRSGSEKRGLVGVAEVEEGFNDDGITVRGIAEFQQIIHYDEFKNDPIYRGTEAGRLRNRGTLFHVHDAFVQWVKNRLEEEGDTVSAAYLS; the protein is encoded by the coding sequence ATGGAGTTGATGATGATGGATACGGCTGAACGACAAACATGGTTGATGGTTGCTTCTGATACAGCTGCTACCTTCCGCTGGGAGCATATATTAACGAGTCAGGCGCCTGTTTTTTGGGGAATGAGAAGATTGCCACGTAACTTTAGAATGGCTTGGGATGGGGATTTGATTTTATGTTACCGAAGCGGCAGTGAAAAGAGGGGATTGGTCGGCGTGGCAGAGGTGGAGGAAGGTTTCAATGATGATGGTATCACCGTTAGGGGAATTGCTGAATTCCAACAGATCATTCATTACGATGAATTTAAAAATGATCCCATTTACCGAGGCACTGAGGCAGGACGTTTGCGAAATCGGGGAACACTTTTTCATGTTCATGACGCGTTTGTGCAGTGGGTAAAAAACAGACTGGAAGAAGAGGGAGATACTGTATCGGCAGCGTATTTATCATGA
- a CDS encoding GerAB/ArcD/ProY family transporter, which yields MHEQTMKTRQISPFLTFFIVTVMQVGVGVFTFQRLLVDIAGHDGWIAIIFSAVMVHIVIGLAYHMLREDETIIDVQKRIFGRIFGSFLGLYWIFYYSLFVLVILVSYVEILRVWLFPEVYSGVLFFITLFLVYLFVGGGLRMITGMSVLSVVLAIPFLFFSRFPYGQLQLGSLFPIWDHSIMDIAMAGQTMTFQFLGFEILFMAYPFIKEAPRSQKWAHFSVIISTMVYLFIFILPVLYFHEHHISTILWPTLSLWRMEYIGVSIWFMILVPNLALGLWAASRAVKQTIKISQRRSLQGLTLFVFAAAFFFVTRWEVEALSSFTGNLGFYSVFVYLPLLYVIEMIVTKWRERR from the coding sequence ATGCACGAACAAACGATGAAAACGAGGCAAATATCCCCGTTTTTAACATTTTTTATTGTGACTGTGATGCAAGTCGGCGTAGGTGTCTTTACGTTTCAACGCCTTCTCGTCGATATTGCCGGTCATGATGGTTGGATCGCGATCATTTTTTCTGCAGTAATGGTCCATATCGTCATCGGGCTAGCCTATCACATGCTGAGGGAAGACGAGACAATCATCGATGTTCAAAAAAGAATTTTCGGGAGAATCTTCGGAAGCTTTCTAGGTTTGTATTGGATCTTTTATTATAGTTTGTTTGTGCTTGTTATTTTGGTGAGCTACGTGGAAATTCTTCGTGTTTGGCTATTTCCCGAAGTTTATAGCGGGGTCCTTTTCTTCATTACGTTGTTTCTCGTTTATTTATTTGTAGGGGGCGGACTGCGAATGATAACGGGCATGAGTGTGCTGTCCGTTGTGTTGGCGATTCCTTTTCTTTTTTTTAGTCGCTTTCCCTACGGCCAACTGCAATTGGGGAGTCTATTTCCCATATGGGATCATTCCATCATGGATATAGCCATGGCGGGGCAAACGATGACGTTTCAATTTTTAGGCTTTGAAATTCTTTTTATGGCCTACCCTTTTATTAAAGAGGCACCGCGATCGCAAAAATGGGCGCATTTCAGTGTCATTATCAGTACTATGGTTTATCTGTTTATTTTCATTCTCCCTGTGCTTTATTTCCATGAACATCATATCTCGACGATTTTATGGCCAACGCTTTCCTTGTGGCGAATGGAGTATATCGGGGTGTCTATATGGTTTATGATACTCGTACCGAATTTGGCGTTAGGGTTATGGGCGGCTAGCCGTGCTGTGAAACAAACGATTAAAATCTCCCAACGACGTTCACTGCAAGGACTTACGCTCTTTGTTTTTGCTGCTGCTTTCTTTTTCGTTACACGGTGGGAAGTTGAGGCGCTGTCATCGTTTACAGGTAACTTGGGTTTTTATTCCGTATTTGTTTATCTGCCATTGTTATATGTGATCGAAATGATCGTAACGAAATGGAGGGAGCGCCGGTGA
- a CDS encoding Ger(x)C family spore germination protein, which translates to MIKRMCIFSLALVFFVGGCSPQVNYVEEIQYIQAMGHDFEEGEHLVTGLTTIFTAAEDTLPENHAINVSGESLETLYDSLQADSPRYVDTGRTRVHLFHEDFAAQEGVFRVLDTVQRNPMINQDMKVAITREPAREMLESEYAFQLPIFRYIQNVIEWNQKEQMPHTSLHDFMYNYYAEGADPYLPLLEKQEDNVRVAGLALFQGDMFVDEITLEEMQTFRSLIESTDGGTFHVKLNENDGVTFHHISSNPNWTINQEPDGTHVQVDVEMEGGIRQAYGIEGYEQENMEKLKQLATEEFERRMNEVIQSFQGRNIDPIGIGERVGQNVRGLDIQQWEEEAYPDVDVDVNVDFTIDNTGAVE; encoded by the coding sequence GTGATCAAACGTATGTGTATTTTTTCCCTTGCGTTGGTGTTTTTTGTAGGCGGTTGTAGCCCTCAGGTTAATTATGTGGAAGAGATCCAATACATTCAGGCAATGGGCCATGATTTTGAAGAAGGAGAACACCTGGTCACCGGTTTAACGACCATTTTTACAGCTGCGGAAGATACATTGCCGGAAAACCATGCGATAAACGTCTCCGGCGAATCGCTTGAAACCCTTTATGATTCCCTTCAAGCGGACTCGCCTCGCTATGTGGATACGGGCCGAACGCGTGTGCATTTGTTTCATGAAGATTTTGCCGCTCAAGAAGGGGTCTTTCGAGTGCTTGATACGGTCCAAAGAAATCCTATGATCAATCAGGACATGAAGGTGGCAATTACACGTGAACCTGCACGGGAGATGTTGGAGAGTGAGTACGCTTTTCAATTGCCGATCTTTCGTTATATACAAAATGTGATTGAATGGAATCAGAAGGAACAGATGCCGCACACGAGTTTGCATGATTTTATGTATAATTACTATGCGGAAGGGGCTGATCCTTATCTCCCGTTGCTGGAAAAACAAGAGGACAATGTGAGGGTTGCCGGGTTGGCTTTATTTCAGGGAGATATGTTCGTTGATGAGATCACCCTCGAAGAGATGCAAACCTTTCGATCTCTCATTGAATCTACGGATGGGGGTACTTTTCATGTGAAGCTTAATGAAAATGATGGGGTGACGTTTCATCATATCTCGTCCAACCCGAATTGGACGATCAACCAGGAGCCGGATGGTACGCACGTACAGGTGGATGTGGAAATGGAAGGGGGAATTCGACAAGCGTACGGCATTGAAGGGTATGAACAGGAAAATATGGAGAAATTGAAGCAACTCGCCACGGAAGAATTTGAACGCCGGATGAATGAGGTTATTCAAAGCTTTCAAGGACGAAACATTGATCCGATCGGTATTGGGGAGCGTGTGGGACAAAATGTCCGGGGGCTTGATATTCAGCAGTGGGAAGAAGAAGCTTACCCGGACGTAGACGTCGATGTTAACGTCGATTTCACCATTGATAATACAGGTGCGGTGGAATGA